Below is a genomic region from Mycolicibacterium neworleansense.
AGTCGCAGGACACCGGAATTGGTGGCATCTCCGTGCACGGTCACCAGCCCGGCGCCCTTGGCGCGTTCCAGTGCGGCAGCGTCCTCGTCGACGACGACGATGTCGGCCGGGGAGACCTCATCGCCCACCATCGCGGCGACCGCCGTCCGGCCCTTGGTGCCGTATCCGACGACGACGGTGTGGTTACGCACTTTGTTCCTCCATCGCTGGATCTTCAGCGCCTGCCGGGATTGGGTGGTCAGGGTTTCCACGGTGGTACCGATGAGAACGATCAGGAACGCCACTCGCAGCGGGGTGATGACCAGAACGTTGACCAGGCGTGCCGAATCCGTATACGGCGTGATGTCGCCGTAACCGGTCGTCGACAGCGACACCGTCGCGTAGTAAAGACAATCCAGGAAAGACAGCGGATTGTTCGCATCCGGCAGGCTGTCGACGTCTCGATAGCCGTACCTGTCGGCGTAGACGATGAGCACCGCGGCGAACAGCGCCGTCAGCGCGTACAGCACCCGCATGAAGATCTTGCGGGCCGGGCTGACGAACGGCTCGGGGATGCGCAACACATCGACGAGCGCGGCGTCCGGGCGCGAAGTCAGGTTCGAGTCGATCGCGGCGAGGCGGCGCCGCAGCCTGCCTTTAGCCACGCGACCCCATCATCGAGCAAAGTGCCCCGGGACGCGCCGGGATCAATCTGATCAGACGCACGCCAC
It encodes:
- a CDS encoding potassium channel family protein; the encoded protein is MAKGRLRRRLAAIDSNLTSRPDAALVDVLRIPEPFVSPARKIFMRVLYALTALFAAVLIVYADRYGYRDVDSLPDANNPLSFLDCLYYATVSLSTTGYGDITPYTDSARLVNVLVITPLRVAFLIVLIGTTVETLTTQSRQALKIQRWRNKVRNHTVVVGYGTKGRTAVAAMVGDEVSPADIVVVDEDAAALERAKGAGLVTVHGDATNSGVLRLAGAQHAKSIIVAADNDASAVLVTLTARELAPKAKIIAAVRESDNLHLLKQSGADSTVVSSETAGRLLGIATQTPSVVEMMEDLLTPDAGFAIAEREVTPKEEGGSPRHLHDIVLGVVREGRLVRVDAPEVDALEAGDRLLYIRSADAER